The genomic DNA AAATTGAACTCATAGTAAAAGTCGGCGGTGGTGTGGAGTCTGGGGACAGGTAAGAAACGGTGCTGAACGTAGATGTATACTCTTGAACCAAAAAATTCCCAGCCAAGTCTTTGATTTCATTATTTACTTTGATGGTATAAGTCAGATTAGCCTCCAAATTGGCGGAAGGATAAAATACGATTGTATTGGAAAAACGACTAAAAGAACCAGACACTGTTTCCAACAAAGAGTTTTTTATGGAAATAGAATTTTTCGTAATACTTAGTGGATATAGAACCTCTGAGAAAATCAGAATAATTCCTCTCTGAGTCGTTGGAATATCGGTAGAAGCATTCGTCGGAAATATGGCAGAAACCGTGGGAGGCGTAGTATCTGTTCCTCCTCCGGTAGTAAACGTTGAAGTAAAGTCAGAGCTCATTGAATTTCCCGCAGAGTCCTGAACTGCTTTTTTCACATTTAGTATGTAACTAGTAGATGCGGCTAACGTTCTACTCGGCTTAACAGAAATAATATTTCCCGCATAACTGAGAGTAACCGCAAGTTTTTCCGTGCCTTCATAGAGTTCTAGATTCTCGCTAGTAAGTGTGGAGGGTTCCATATTCTCGGAAAACTCTATCGCTATTTCAGTATTGGTTCCCACTGAGCGTGCACCTTTTAGCGGTGAAACAGACGCGACGAGTGGAAGAGTTAAATCAGACTGACTGCCCGTTTCAAAACTAAAGCTAAAATCAGTCTCCATCGAATTCGAAGCCGAATCTACAATTCCATTCTTGTAAATTGTAGCCGTTAGTTTTACATCTTTGGGAAACAAAGAATCAGGAGTGAACTTAATTGTATTTTTCTCAACACTCACCTTACCCAAAATTTTATTTCTGCCTGAGTAAATTTCCAAAGCAGAATCATTATTTAGCTTTATCTCTTTATTGAAAATCGCATATACTTTCCGATTGATTGAGAACTTTTCTTCCCCCACTATTGCGTTAGTCGCAATCACTGACGGTGGAGTCGTCGACTTCTTAGGAAGCAAAAAAGGAAGCAGTCGATACAGTGCTCCGCCTATCGTTCTACTATCCATATTGTCGATAGGCGAAATCATGCACTGCGCGAGAAATAATACTAAAACAAGGATTCTTTGGGTTTTCATATAGTGCTACCACCTAAATTGAATAGAAAAATAAGCATCTACTGGAATAGAACTTCCTGGCATTTCAGGAAGTCGTCTCGCAGGAAATATAGAAAATCCAACTATCATATT from Leptospiraceae bacterium includes the following:
- a CDS encoding Ig-like domain-containing protein → MKTQRILVLVLFLAQCMISPIDNMDSRTIGGALYRLLPFLLPKKSTTPPSVIATNAIVGEEKFSINRKVYAIFNKEIKLNNDSALEIYSGRNKILGKVSVEKNTIKFTPDSLFPKDVKLTATIYKNGIVDSASNSMETDFSFSFETGSQSDLTLPLVASVSPLKGARSVGTNTEIAIEFSENMEPSTLTSENLELYEGTEKLAVTLSYAGNIISVKPSRTLAASTSYILNVKKAVQDSAGNSMSSDFTSTFTTGGGTDTTPPTVSAIFPTNASTDIPTTQRGIILIFSEVLYPLSITKNSISIKNSLLETVSGSFSRFSNTIVFYPSANLEANLTYTIKVNNEIKDLAGNFLVQEYTSTFSTVSYLSPDSTPPPTFTMSSISSNVTSGQTGVNPSANISLNFPEAIDSSSVNGSSITLVDSAGNVITGAFTFTNDNLSVVFDPSVDLSPNTTYTISVLAGIKTLSGKRLSSTFTLSFTTGAANLTTGGTVSSASYPWGTFSDMGNGTIRFVGVAGVFGGQTYAGDTLYFAKCSMNQNWDSVNNTCTGSVGQARYCSATNNSCNDLTTMQLNGTGTSQAWDYCNSLNLAGRLWRVPTKNELKLTILCSNPTILSSDNGSSCGSSPAINTTLFPNTATANCRYWTATASSTTDAWFINYCTGVAISNNNKDAFNYIRCVSTGL